One Sphingomonas sp. LHG3406-1 genomic window carries:
- a CDS encoding sugar porter family MFS transporter, whose amino-acid sequence MTEAGPERANLGYIGAIVAVATIGGFLFGYDSGAVNGTQPGLTSTFDLVPGSFSPSNGLGFTVASLLIGCFIGAFFAGRLADLLGRRNVMRITALLFLIGALVQGFAYDHTLFVVARILGGMAVGAASVLSPAYISEVAPASIRGRMTTVQQIMIITGLTAAFLVNYLLAAGAGASTEGFWLGLEAWRWMYLMQAVPAALFLAALYFIPESPRFLVAKGRDETALQVLTRLFGSDVAKTKLEEIRATFNADHQPRLSDVLAPVGAPGFLGIRSIVWVGIMLAVFQQLVGINVIFYYGATLWQLAGFSENDSLLINIVSGAVSIAACFVTIAVIDRIGRKPLLLIGSAGMAVTLFVMVYAFSHGSLDASDNLVLSPELGMLAVIAANLYVIFFNVSWGPVMWVMLGEMFPNQLRGSALAVAGFFQWFANFLISFSFPAMAAWSLTGSYVFYGVCAVISFILVQRFVRETKGKELEEMQG is encoded by the coding sequence AGCCCGGCCTCACCTCCACCTTCGACCTTGTGCCCGGCAGCTTCTCGCCGAGCAATGGCCTCGGCTTTACCGTCGCGTCGCTGCTCATCGGCTGCTTCATCGGCGCCTTCTTTGCCGGACGGCTTGCCGACCTTCTTGGGCGGCGCAATGTGATGCGCATCACCGCCCTTCTCTTCCTAATCGGTGCCCTGGTGCAGGGCTTCGCCTACGACCACACCCTCTTCGTTGTTGCGCGCATCCTCGGCGGCATGGCGGTCGGTGCGGCAAGCGTCCTCTCGCCCGCCTACATCTCCGAAGTCGCACCGGCGAGCATCCGCGGGCGGATGACCACGGTCCAGCAGATCATGATCATCACCGGTCTCACCGCCGCCTTCCTCGTCAATTATCTGCTGGCGGCAGGCGCCGGCGCTTCGACGGAGGGGTTCTGGCTTGGGCTGGAGGCCTGGCGCTGGATGTACCTGATGCAGGCGGTACCGGCGGCGCTCTTCCTTGCCGCCCTTTACTTCATCCCCGAAAGCCCGCGGTTCCTGGTCGCCAAGGGCCGTGACGAGACCGCACTACAGGTGTTGACCCGCCTGTTCGGAAGCGACGTTGCGAAGACCAAGCTTGAGGAGATCCGCGCGACCTTCAACGCCGATCACCAGCCGCGGCTAAGCGATGTACTCGCACCAGTGGGCGCACCCGGCTTCCTCGGCATTCGCTCGATCGTCTGGGTTGGCATCATGCTGGCCGTTTTCCAGCAGCTCGTCGGCATCAACGTCATCTTCTATTACGGCGCGACGCTGTGGCAGCTCGCCGGCTTCAGCGAGAATGACTCGCTGCTGATCAACATCGTCTCGGGCGCCGTGTCGATCGCAGCCTGTTTCGTCACCATCGCCGTCATCGACCGCATCGGCCGCAAGCCGCTGCTCCTTATCGGTTCGGCAGGCATGGCGGTTACCCTGTTCGTGATGGTCTATGCCTTCAGCCACGGCTCGCTCGACGCGTCCGACAATCTCGTTTTGTCACCTGAACTCGGCATGCTCGCGGTCATCGCCGCCAATCTCTACGTCATCTTCTTCAACGTGAGCTGGGGTCCGGTCATGTGGGTCATGCTGGGCGAGATGTTCCCCAACCAGCTGCGCGGGTCCGCCCTCGCAGTTGCGGGATTCTTCCAGTGGTTCGCCAATTTCCTGATCAGCTTCAGTTTTCCCGCAATGGCCGCCTGGAGCCTGACCGGAAGCTACGTCTTCTACGGCGTATGCGCGGTGATCAGCTTCATCCTCGTTCAGCGTTTTGTTCGCGAGACCAAAGGCAAGGAACTCGAAGAAATGCAGGGCTGA
- a CDS encoding IlvD/Edd family dehydratase, with the protein MTRTPVRPFRSRDWFDAPGRSDMTALYLERFMNYGLTAEELRCGKPIIGIAQSGSDIAPCNRIHLELVHRIKAGIRDSGGIPMEFPVHPIFENCRRPTAALDRNLAYLGLVEILNGYPIDAVVLTTGCDKTTPASIMAASTVDIPAITLSGGPMLDGWHDGELVGSGTVIWRARRLLGAGEIDEAEFLRRAADSAPSAGHCNTMGTASTMNAVAEALGMCLPGNAAIPAPYRERGQMAYETGRRVVDMAYEDLRPSRILTREAFLNALRLIAAIGGSSNAHPHIVAMARHAGVDLSREDWMEHGYDLPLLVNMQPAGTFLSERFHRAGGVPAVMWELLDAGHLDGAALTVTGRTQADNLEGREARDREVIRRFDQPLREKAGFLVLKGNLFDFSIMKTSVISAEFRKRYLSKPGQEGVFEARAIVFDGSDDYHHRINDPALAIDEHCILVIRGAGPVGWPGSAEVVNMQPPDALLQRGITSLPTLGDGRQSGTSDSPSILNASPESAAGGGLSWLRTGDIIRIDLGQGTCDALVDEAEIARRKAEAPPPVPHSQTPWEELYREKTGQLADGAVLDFAVAYRGTSKRTPRHNH; encoded by the coding sequence GTGACCCGCACCCCTGTTCGCCCCTTCCGATCCCGGGACTGGTTCGATGCGCCGGGGCGGAGCGACATGACCGCCCTCTACCTGGAGCGGTTCATGAACTATGGGCTGACCGCCGAGGAACTGCGCTGCGGCAAGCCGATCATCGGCATCGCCCAGTCCGGCAGCGACATTGCGCCGTGCAACCGTATCCATCTTGAACTGGTGCACCGGATCAAGGCGGGAATCCGCGATTCGGGCGGGATTCCGATGGAATTCCCGGTCCATCCGATTTTCGAGAATTGCCGGCGACCGACCGCCGCGCTCGACCGCAACCTTGCCTATCTCGGACTCGTCGAGATCCTCAACGGCTATCCAATTGATGCTGTCGTCCTGACCACCGGCTGCGACAAGACCACTCCCGCCTCGATCATGGCCGCATCAACGGTCGACATTCCGGCGATTACCCTCTCCGGCGGACCGATGCTCGATGGCTGGCACGACGGCGAACTGGTCGGATCGGGAACGGTCATCTGGCGCGCTCGAAGACTGCTCGGTGCGGGCGAGATCGACGAAGCCGAGTTCCTGCGGCGGGCGGCCGACAGCGCACCGTCGGCCGGTCACTGCAACACGATGGGCACGGCGAGCACGATGAATGCGGTCGCCGAAGCGCTGGGCATGTGCCTGCCCGGCAATGCAGCGATCCCGGCGCCTTACCGCGAGCGCGGTCAGATGGCCTATGAGACTGGCCGCCGCGTGGTCGACATGGCCTATGAGGATCTCCGGCCTTCACGCATCCTGACCCGCGAAGCATTCCTCAATGCGCTGCGGCTGATCGCGGCAATCGGCGGCTCCAGCAACGCGCACCCGCATATCGTCGCCATGGCTCGCCACGCTGGCGTCGACCTCTCCCGCGAGGACTGGATGGAGCATGGCTATGACCTGCCCCTGCTGGTCAACATGCAGCCCGCCGGCACCTTCCTCAGCGAACGCTTCCACCGTGCCGGCGGCGTTCCCGCCGTCATGTGGGAGCTGCTTGATGCCGGCCACCTCGACGGCGCGGCACTAACCGTGACAGGGCGCACCCAGGCCGACAATCTCGAAGGACGCGAGGCGCGCGACCGCGAGGTGATCCGGCGCTTCGACCAGCCACTACGCGAGAAGGCGGGTTTTCTCGTCCTCAAGGGCAATCTGTTCGATTTTTCGATCATGAAGACGAGCGTCATTTCGGCCGAGTTCCGCAAGCGCTACCTGTCAAAACCCGGGCAGGAGGGCGTGTTCGAGGCGCGGGCGATCGTGTTCGACGGGTCGGACGATTACCATCACCGGATCAACGATCCTGCCCTCGCCATTGACGAGCATTGTATCCTCGTCATCCGCGGGGCCGGGCCGGTTGGCTGGCCGGGGTCAGCGGAGGTCGTCAACATGCAGCCGCCCGACGCCCTCCTCCAGCGCGGCATTACCAGCCTTCCGACGCTTGGTGACGGGCGCCAGTCGGGGACGTCGGACAGTCCGTCCATCCTCAACGCCTCGCCCGAGAGCGCGGCGGGTGGTGGCCTGTCCTGGCTGCGGACGGGCGACATCATTCGGATCGATCTTGGCCAGGGCACATGCGACGCCCTGGTGGACGAGGCGGAGATCGCGCGCCGCAAGGCCGAAGCGCCGCCACCCGTGCCGCACAGCCAGACACCATGGGAAGAACTGTACCGGGAGAAGACCGGGCAATTGGCCGACGGCGCCGTGCTCGACTTTGCAGTCGCCTATCGCGGCACGTCGAAGCGCACGCCGCGCCACAATCACTGA
- a CDS encoding sialate O-acetylesterase: MHSRPGLIVSSGVLALTLGTAAGAAPTIDVPYSNDAVIQRDRPVVVTGTARPGERVNLRVGGQAASVVADAGGLWSARFPALPAGGPYRIEVRDAEGASATAENVMVGDVWLCSGQSNMEYPLDRALNGAAEVEAATDPMLRLMTIPQRAIVAPAPLTPDVRWEVSSPATAASFSAACTFMARDLRSRDRQVPIGLIDASWGATPIRAWMDEAAVRGSGGAAEADLLALYRRDRAAGAVRFGEEWGAWWRRRSGDAVGREPWRASDSLTWQPMPAFTFWETWGRPDFERFNGGVWARKRIRLTASQAKNAATLGLGVIDDSDTTFVNGVTVGTTYSWSLPREYRLAPGTLKEGDNELLVFVRDNWAAGGFQGPAERVELRLANGEKVALGSGWEISVAPDRIGEPPLAPWDGQSGVGTLFSGMIAPLGPIGLKGVAWYQGEADVGKPGYDRRLAALMASWRRHFANERLPFLIVGLAGWGKPGTSPVESGWAALIDEQRRAVAVDRSAALVSAIDLGEKNDIHPPDKQEVGRRLALAALGLAYRSQDGRVGPVPVRAAREGETIRLRFSKALQALSGAPLGIELCGAGAGSCRFAAADIDGTDLLVRKALPGDVKVRHAWADSPVVNLYDADLLPVPVFELPIGQ, translated from the coding sequence ATGCACAGCCGTCCGGGATTGATCGTCAGCTCTGGAGTCCTTGCACTCACGCTCGGCACCGCCGCCGGTGCAGCGCCGACGATCGATGTCCCATATTCCAACGATGCGGTGATCCAGCGGGACCGCCCCGTGGTCGTCACCGGCACCGCGCGACCGGGCGAGCGGGTGAACCTCAGGGTCGGCGGGCAGGCAGCATCGGTGGTTGCGGATGCCGGCGGCCTCTGGTCGGCCCGCTTCCCCGCGCTGCCGGCGGGCGGCCCCTATCGCATCGAAGTACGAGATGCGGAAGGGGCGAGCGCCACCGCGGAAAACGTCATGGTCGGCGACGTCTGGCTCTGCTCGGGCCAGTCGAACATGGAATATCCGCTCGACCGCGCACTCAACGGCGCGGCGGAGGTCGAAGCTGCGACCGACCCGATGCTGCGCCTGATGACCATTCCGCAGCGCGCAATCGTCGCACCCGCGCCGCTCACTCCCGACGTTCGCTGGGAAGTCTCCAGCCCGGCCACCGCGGCCAGCTTTTCCGCAGCCTGTACCTTCATGGCGCGCGACCTGCGCAGCCGCGACAGACAGGTCCCGATCGGCCTCATCGATGCCAGCTGGGGCGCGACCCCGATCCGGGCCTGGATGGACGAAGCTGCGGTGCGCGGCAGCGGCGGGGCGGCCGAGGCTGATTTGCTTGCCCTGTATCGACGGGACCGTGCCGCCGGCGCCGTCCGCTTCGGCGAGGAATGGGGCGCCTGGTGGCGGCGGAGGAGCGGGGACGCTGTCGGCCGCGAGCCATGGCGCGCCAGCGATAGCCTGACATGGCAGCCAATGCCGGCCTTTACCTTCTGGGAGACCTGGGGCCGACCCGACTTCGAGCGCTTCAATGGGGGCGTCTGGGCCCGCAAGCGCATCCGGCTGACGGCTAGCCAGGCGAAGAATGCCGCGACCTTGGGGCTGGGCGTGATCGACGACAGCGACACGACCTTCGTCAACGGGGTCACCGTTGGCACGACCTACAGCTGGTCGCTCCCACGCGAATATCGGCTTGCGCCCGGCACGCTGAAAGAAGGCGACAATGAGCTGCTCGTCTTCGTCCGCGACAATTGGGCCGCCGGCGGCTTTCAGGGTCCGGCCGAACGTGTCGAGTTGCGCTTGGCCAATGGCGAGAAGGTGGCGCTGGGCAGCGGCTGGGAGATCAGCGTCGCCCCCGATCGAATCGGCGAGCCGCCGCTGGCGCCCTGGGACGGCCAGTCGGGTGTCGGCACCCTGTTCAGCGGAATGATCGCGCCACTCGGTCCGATCGGGCTCAAGGGCGTCGCCTGGTATCAGGGCGAAGCCGATGTCGGGAAGCCGGGCTACGACCGGCGGCTCGCCGCGCTTATGGCCAGTTGGCGGCGGCACTTCGCAAACGAGCGACTGCCGTTCCTGATCGTCGGACTCGCCGGCTGGGGCAAGCCGGGCACGTCACCGGTGGAAAGCGGCTGGGCTGCGCTGATCGACGAACAGCGCCGGGCCGTGGCGGTGGACCGCAGCGCTGCCCTCGTCAGCGCCATCGACCTTGGCGAGAAGAACGACATCCACCCGCCTGACAAGCAGGAAGTCGGAAGGCGGCTGGCGCTTGCCGCGCTTGGTCTCGCCTATCGCAGCCAGGACGGTCGCGTCGGACCGGTTCCGGTGCGCGCGGCCCGCGAAGGGGAAACCATCCGTCTTCGCTTCAGCAAGGCTCTGCAGGCGCTGAGCGGAGCGCCGCTCGGCATCGAACTGTGCGGGGCCGGTGCCGGCAGCTGTCGCTTCGCCGCTGCGGACATCGACGGGACCGATCTCCTCGTCCGCAAGGCGCTGCCGGGCGACGTGAAGGTGCGTCACGCCTGGGCCGACTCTCCGGTCGTCAACCTCTATGACGCCGACCTTCTGCCGGTGCCGGTGTTCGAGCTGCCAATCGGTCAGTGA
- a CDS encoding SMP-30/gluconolactonase/LRE family protein → MTGEPASIWSLGAELGEGPTWIDDRLWFVDIKKKQIHRFDPDSGEKRSWSAPEQVGFIVPRARGGFIVGLQSGLFAFDPGSGGFDQIVAVDRDKPNNRLNDAVVDGEGRLWFGTMHDGERDRTGAFYCYAEGRLRHTGIDDIAITNGPAISPDGRSLYWVDTLGGRLCAATIGADGGLMDSRLLVSFTPEEGYPDGPTGDAEGGVWIGLYAGWQARRYSPAGELLQTIAFPVANITKVAFGGRDRRTLFATTARQLLSAEQIAGQPQAGDLFALEIGIKGQPCTAVRD, encoded by the coding sequence ATGACCGGCGAACCCGCAAGCATCTGGTCCCTTGGTGCCGAACTTGGCGAGGGGCCGACATGGATCGACGACCGGCTGTGGTTCGTCGACATCAAGAAGAAGCAGATTCACCGCTTTGATCCGGACAGCGGCGAGAAGCGCAGCTGGAGTGCGCCCGAGCAGGTCGGCTTCATCGTTCCGCGCGCCCGTGGCGGCTTCATCGTCGGATTGCAGAGCGGCCTCTTCGCCTTCGATCCTGGCAGCGGCGGCTTCGACCAAATCGTGGCAGTCGACCGGGACAAGCCCAACAATCGGCTCAACGATGCAGTTGTCGACGGGGAAGGGCGGCTCTGGTTCGGCACGATGCACGACGGTGAGCGCGACAGGACGGGCGCCTTCTATTGCTATGCGGAGGGCAGGCTCCGTCACACCGGCATCGACGACATCGCCATCACCAATGGCCCGGCCATCTCGCCCGACGGACGCTCCCTCTACTGGGTTGATACGCTCGGCGGCAGGTTGTGCGCGGCCACGATTGGCGCGGACGGCGGGCTCATGGACAGCCGCCTGCTCGTCTCCTTCACGCCCGAGGAGGGCTATCCTGACGGTCCAACCGGCGACGCCGAGGGCGGCGTGTGGATCGGGCTCTACGCCGGCTGGCAAGCGCGCCGCTATTCTCCCGCGGGCGAGCTGTTGCAGACCATCGCCTTTCCAGTCGCCAACATCACCAAGGTCGCGTTCGGCGGCCGCGACCGCCGCACCCTTTTCGCGACGACGGCGCGGCAGCTGCTGAGCGCCGAGCAGATCGCCGGTCAGCCGCAGGCCGGCGATCTCTTCGCACTCGAAATCGGCATCAAGGGGCAGCCATGCACAGCCGTCCGGGATTGA
- a CDS encoding SDR family NAD(P)-dependent oxidoreductase — translation MSDKSDLRAVYPSLKGKRVLVTGGGSGIGAGIVEAFVRQGSDVVFFDIAEEESLALLERLGGKARFERVDLCDVAGLRQSIAHMVDEGGAFDILVNNAANDDRHQVGEVTPDYWDERVNVNLRHQFFAAQGVILGMKEKGGGAIVNLGSISWHLGLPDLVLYQTAKAAIEGLTRSLARELGPDNIRVTCVIPGNIQTPRQQRWYTPEGEAEIVAAQALKDRLVPDDVAAMVLFLASDDARLVTGHNYWVDAGWR, via the coding sequence TTGAGCGACAAGAGCGACTTGCGGGCGGTCTACCCCAGCTTGAAGGGCAAACGGGTGCTGGTGACCGGCGGGGGTTCCGGCATCGGCGCGGGTATCGTGGAGGCGTTCGTCCGGCAGGGGTCGGACGTCGTCTTTTTTGACATCGCCGAGGAGGAGTCGCTTGCGCTCCTGGAGCGGCTCGGCGGCAAGGCCCGCTTCGAGCGCGTCGACCTGTGCGACGTCGCCGGGCTCCGGCAATCGATCGCCCATATGGTCGACGAGGGCGGAGCGTTTGACATCCTCGTCAACAATGCCGCGAATGACGATCGCCACCAGGTCGGCGAGGTGACCCCGGATTACTGGGACGAGCGGGTCAATGTGAACCTGCGCCACCAGTTCTTTGCGGCCCAAGGAGTGATCCTTGGCATGAAGGAGAAGGGCGGCGGCGCGATTGTAAATCTCGGCTCGATCAGCTGGCACCTCGGCCTGCCCGACCTTGTGCTCTACCAGACCGCCAAGGCCGCCATCGAAGGCCTGACCCGTAGCCTCGCGCGCGAGCTCGGGCCGGACAACATCCGCGTCACCTGCGTCATTCCGGGCAACATCCAGACCCCGCGCCAGCAGCGCTGGTACACGCCTGAAGGCGAAGCTGAGATTGTTGCCGCCCAGGCGCTGAAGGACCGACTGGTACCCGATGACGTTGCCGCCATGGTCCTGTTCCTGGCGTCCGACGACGCGCGGCTGGTCACCGGGCACAATTACTGGGTCGACGCGGGCTGGCGTTGA